From Nicotiana tabacum cultivar K326 chromosome 22, ASM71507v2, whole genome shotgun sequence, one genomic window encodes:
- the LOC142176801 gene encoding uncharacterized protein LOC142176801, protein MSNLTKLEFVALDITGKNYLSWVLDAEIHLDAKGLGNTIIQGNEASNQDKAKAMIFLRHHLHEGLKTEYLTVKDSLELWINLKDRYDHLKLTVLPKARYEWIHLRLQDFKTVSEYNSAIFKVSSLLKLCGDTITDEDLLEKTFSTFHASNVVLQQQYREKGFKKYSELITCLLVAEQNNTLLMKNHEARPTGSAPFPEVNAIATYDKFERKQNNYRGRGHGHKRGRGRGRNNYRHYGGNKLENNKGSQINHSKGKASMCHRCGMRGHWARICRTPEHFVKLYQASLKKKENNVEAHLTFQNNNDEAGPSNKYDSKAHPAYKDDDFEGLTNITHLEVGDFFEDID, encoded by the coding sequence atgtcaaatttaacaaaacttgaatttgtggcacttgacatcaccgggaagaactatttatcatgggtccttgatgctgaaattcacctcgacgctaaaggtcttggaaatacgattatacaaggaaatgaagcatcaaatcaggataaagcgaaagccatgattttccttcgccaTCAtttacatgaagggttaaaaactgaatatttaacagTAAAAGATtcacttgaattatggattaatttgaaggatcgatatgaccacctaaaacttacggtattaccaaaagctcggtatgagtggatacatttaaggttgcaagactttaaaactgtaagtgagtataattctgctatctttaaagtaagttctctattaaaattatgtggagacactatcacagatgaggacttattggaaaaaacattttctacttttcacgcttcaaatgtggtgctacaacaacaataccgtgaaaaaggttttaagaaatattctgagttaatcacatgcctacttgtggctgagcagaataatactctattaatgaaaaatcatgaagcccgtcctactgggtcagctccatttccggaagtgaatgctatagcaacatatgataagtttgaaagaaaacaaaataattaccgtggtcgtggacatggtcataaacgtggacgtggcagggggcgaaacaattatcgtcattatggtggaaataaattggagaacaataagggttctcaaattaatcattcaaaaggtaaagctagtatgtgtcaccgatgtggtatgagaggtcattgggcgcgcatttgtcgtacgccagaacattttgtcaaactttatcaagcctccctcaagaaaaaagaaaataatgtggaggcacacttgacctttcaaaataataatgatgaagcaggtccctcaaataaatatgattctaaggcacatcctgcatataaagatgatgattttgaaggcctaacaaatattactcatttagaagttggagacttctttgaggatattgactga